The following proteins are co-located in the Calliphora vicina chromosome 2, idCalVici1.1, whole genome shotgun sequence genome:
- the LOC135950853 gene encoding pickpocket protein 19-like — translation MAVSSYKPAQPLALKQLNRKFELDKKKKGIKSAAQLIVNFGRRSSVHGISRIFQEKSNTFERFFWFLTLVCALIGTIYVCMILSQRFNAGILETIIDSTNTPVFRIPFPEITICNVNHLNWQRLEMAKHRFMPHENDTEKIRMFEFVIGLYDNISFGNFEHFSALKDQPFQLVNNINFSLVADYMTWRCEEFLIYCKWRRYNINCCDIFLRSKGHNGICWHFNTLSTEEGRRKQLLDNKYPWRTGSAGPRSGLTVRVMLNEERHYNKDNEKGLMVSVMEPEVFYKEPYWVPANTETVVEVEPVIYLYDNDTRSLSSAQRKCVFNDERNSYDFKSLLGFNYMNENCQTQCHQEYLLKYCNCTMDLLFPPVYFQIAEYAACKIKDFLCLAKNNDYFRFYQQFSEENYVHNYYHGMICKCFRNCYSLNYVTDVRPSFLPAYLRNNKTYVDLDVHFRFETMMVYRTSLVFGWVDLMVAFGGIAGLFLGCSLISAIELFYFVVVELPAFMLNQLKSNAKYMKINYLVNSQHDRILLGRRNWVMNNRVRAAESF, via the exons ATGGCGGTATCTAGCTATAAACCTGCCCAACCATTGGCTTTAAAACAACTTAATCGCAAGTTTGAATTGGATAAAAAAAAGAAGGGCATAAAATCAGCTGCCCAGTTGATAGTGAATTTTGGCCGGAGGTCTAGTGTACATGGCATAAGTAGGATATTCCAGGAGAAATCTAATACATTTGAAAg ATTCTTCTGGTTCCTAACTCTAGTCTGCGCTCTCATAGGCACCATTTATGTCTGCATGATTCTTTCGCAGCGCTTCAATGCCGGCATTCTGGAGACAATAATTGACAGCACCAACACTCCAGTATTCCGTATACCCTTTCCCGAAATAACCATTTGCAATGTTAATCATTTGAACTGGCAGCGCTTAGAAATGGCCAAACATCGCTTTATGCCCCATGAAAATGATACCGAAAAAATTCGCATGTTTGAATTTGTCATTGGCCTCTATGACAACATAAGCTTTGGCAACTTTGAACATTTCAGTGCCCTAAAAGATCAGCCCTTCCAGCTGGTCAACAATATAAACTTTAGTTTAGTAGCTGATTACATGACCTGGCGTTGTGAggagtttttaatttattgtaagtGGAGGCGTTATAACATTAATTGTTGCGATATTTTCTTAAGAAGCAAAGGACATAACGGCATATGCTGGCACTTTAATACTCTGTCCACAGAGGAGGGTAGACGAAAACAGCTATTGGATAATAAATATCCCTGGAGGACGGGAAGTGCTGGACCAAGAAGTGGCTTAACTGTGCGCGTAATGTTGAATGAGGAGAGGCACTATAACAAGGATAATGAAAAAGGTTTAATG GTGAGTGTAATGGAGCCAGAAGTTTTCTATAAGGAGCCATATTGGGTGCCAGCCAACACTGAAACTGTGGTGGAAGTGGAGCCAGTTATCTATCTATATGACAATGATACGAGAAGTTTGTCATCGGCTCAAAGGAAGTGTGTGTTTAAT GATGAGCGCAATAGTTATGATTTCAAATCGTTGCTTGGTTTTAACTACATGAATGAAAACTGTCAGACACAGTGTCATCAGGAATATTTACTAAAGTATTGCAACTGCACAATGGATCTGTTATTCCCACCAG tttattttcaaatagcgGAATATGCAGCATGTAAAATTAAAGATTTCTTATGTTTGGCCAAGAATAATG ATTATTTCCGTTTTTATCAACAATTCAGCGAAGAGAACTACGTGCATAATTATTACCATGGTATGATTTGTAAATGTTTTCGCAATTGTTATTCCCTCAATTATGTTACGGATGTAAGACCATCATTTTTGCCAGCGTATCTGCGTAACAATAAAACGTACGTTGATTTAGATGTGCATTTCCGTTTCGAAACAATGATGGTGTACCGCACCAGTTTGGTGTTTGGTTGGGTGGATTTAATGG TGGCTTTTGGCGGTATTGCTGGTCTATTTCTGGGCTGTTCTCTTATCAGTGCCATTGAACTGTTCTACTTTGTAGTGGTTGAGTTGCCGGCTTTTATGTTAAATCAATTGAAATCTAATGCTAAATATATGaagattaattatttggtaaatAGCCAACATGATAGAATTCTTCTTGGACGACGTAATTGGGTTATGAATAATCGTGTAAGGGCTGCTGAAagtttttag
- the LOC135952400 gene encoding protein I'm not dead yet-like — MSFAQRFLNCCQIHWNGFFYFFSPLQLLPLIFFKPEVEWRSIFVILWAFIWYLVEAVPVGITGLLPIIFFPILGVMASQDVCMSYARDSQMLFLLSTFIAATMEHSNLSKRYAFHILTLLSCDPRRILFILMISAYIFTAFLPAAIVCALMMPTTRAILQILDSISVCKEIDEAMQPKDDETPYPSKVSNAFYIGVAYAINIGSITTAIASDSGLALREQIKNEASLSSLENNFHLKYLLSSLPVSLMLLVFTIYYLEIIFLGYKRSVSPAAQQIVHDTEASKAALEAIKTDLPPYNAHMILTSILYFGSWIGITVGSLLSQEINDKLLKYSFNAMLLCFLYFVLPSNCDFCNYFRCSKPSEYKPAPSILTWNAVNKLTSWKYFFVHGSSLAFGLVMKNSSLHLFIGEGLLDINNLLAQQIGFIGLTILLTIMGANNFVADIMLNMGIKALGENSSALLLYPITWSCCMTFLLPVSSTANCFAGGWGNLRAKEMIMAGIGPTVFGFLMAVVMCSIMGFSNLFQ, encoded by the exons ATGAG TTTTGCACAGCGTTTTCTTAACTGTTGCCAAATCCATTGGAATGGTTTCTTCTACTTTTTTTCGCCTTTACAATTATtgcctttaatattttttaaacctgaAGTG GAATGGCGCTCCATATTTGTTATACTGTGGGCTTTTATTTGGTATTTGGTGGAGGCTGTGCCTGTGGGTATAACAGGCCTGTTGCCCATTATATTCTTTCCCATATTGGGGGTAATG gcCTCCCAAGATGTTTGCATGTCTTATGCCCGCGACTctcaaatgttatttttattgtccACTTTTATAGCTGCCACTATGGAGCATTCAAATCTAAGCAAGCGTTATGCATTTCATATACTGACTCTTTTAAGTTGTGATCCCAGAAG AATACTTTTTATCCTCATGATTTCCGCCTACATATTCACTGCATTTTTGCCAGCTGCCATTGTTTGTGCTCTCATGATGCCCACTACCAGAGCCATTTTGCAGATTTTAGACAGCATCAGTGTGTGCAAAGAAATCGATGAAGCCATGCAACCCAAAGATGATGAAACCCCTTATCCTTCCAAAGTATCTAATGCTTTTTATATAGGAGTTGCTTATGCCATAAATATTGGTAGCATAACAACGGCCATAGCCTCGGATAGTGGTTTGGCTTTGAGAGAACAGATAAAGAA TGAGGCCTCTCTTTCCAGTTTGGAGAACAATTTCCACTTGAAATACCTGTTGAGTTCTTTGCCTGTCTCCTTAATGCTCTTGGTCTTTACTATTTAttatttggaaattattttcttGGGCTATAAACGTTCAGTGAGTCCTGCAGCTCAGCAGATTGTTCATGACACAGAGGCTTCAAAGGCGGCTTTGGAGGCTATAAAGACAGATTTGCCACCCTACAATGCTCATATGATATTGACTTCAATACTGTATTTTGGCTCATGGATTGGAATTACAGTGGGCTCATTATTGAGCCAGGAAATAAATGATAa acTCCTCAAATATTCCTTCAATGCCATGCTGCTATGTTTTCTATATTTTGTTCTGCCCAGCAACTGTGATTTCTGCAACTACTTTCGCTGTTCAA aACCCTCCGAGTACAAACCTGCTCCCAGCATTCTAACATGGAACGCTGTCAATAAACTTACATCCTGGAAGTATTTCTTTGTCCACGGTAGCAGTTTGGCCTTTGGTCTTGTAATGAAAAACTCCTccttacatttatttattggtGAAGGTCTGTTagatataaacaatttgttaGCACAACAAATTGGTTTCATCGGCTTGACCATATTGCTAACTATAATGGGTGCAAATAATTTTGTGGCCGATATAATGTTAAATATGGGTATTAAGGCACTGGGTGAAAATAGTTCGGCACTTTTGCTATATCCTATAACATGGTCATGTTGCATGACTTTCCTGTTGCCTGTAAGTAGCACGGCGAATTGTTTTGCTGGCGGTTGGGGTAATTTGAGGGCTAAGGAAATG attATGGCAGGCATTGGTCCCACTGTATTTGGATTTCTGATGGCTGTTGTCATGTGCTCCATAATGGGATTTAGTAATTTGTTTCAATAA